One Microbacterium marinum genomic window carries:
- a CDS encoding FtsX-like permease family protein — protein MSDLRVRGLLRLARARATAQRPLLLLSSLTAAVAGATIVVTVTWLQRTAVVPSPPAGVDPAVHAEEGAVGVAGLAAAAPALVVVVVLVGAVALAQVARLVSIAREREDATLRARGLSRFQARSIDLAEGAVLVTVGVAVGLLLGLGVSFATGVPVDSLDAVGFALLPAAVVLAGVYVVSVGGGGRTSTARARTVGSLLGVVVIVLSLVLVIWQLPQAEPGRADPVVAIAPAVILAAAAVVALAAFGAVVVGWAAPRGRRRGLGWVLPARQVSRRLPVFAAAVVLVSLAAGSAVFAAAYGATWRAEATTAAAVGAGAPVRVDLAPQSASAELVQIAAGVPGVRAAAGALIQPVEVGSSSAELIALPAAVPGVMVDGSARASLEAMSTPGAAPGLGDGASAIRVEALVTGPPTVQEEAHGRGDIDVQGRAPVQDVPLPAVRLSAIVIDAGGVPATIALRFEDPEPVAGGVRLNAEAALPPGAAPWRVLALVAGTGPGVGTREATVSVSELVAVGGETLSTPGETSVVAGGPESLLWAAAGDASSALPVGVTSAFAERLGLAIGDTFALRYEGSGRRVDAVVDRILSAIPGASTDLAVFAPLESLLVSQLQRGTSVVPPNSVWLDAAPGAAGAVSAALGDRAVRTAQPGPGTAIVGALTGAWWVAVAGTVVLAVIGALAITRTLAHARHPDLGILRALGVTARQQAWMRATELTVVLLLAVALGAAAGALGSALIVPLLIQATTPGLGAVSGVVAFEGGGLAAAGAALVVGLIVVVGAAAGGVARRARHAVVGEDAR, from the coding sequence ATGTCCGACCTCCGTGTGCGCGGTCTGCTGCGACTCGCGCGCGCGAGGGCCACGGCCCAGCGGCCTCTCCTCCTGCTGTCGTCGCTGACGGCGGCCGTGGCGGGTGCCACGATCGTCGTGACCGTGACATGGCTCCAGCGTACGGCCGTCGTCCCGTCGCCGCCTGCCGGTGTCGATCCCGCGGTCCACGCGGAAGAGGGCGCCGTGGGCGTCGCCGGACTAGCGGCCGCCGCGCCCGCGCTCGTCGTCGTCGTGGTGCTGGTGGGCGCCGTCGCGCTGGCCCAGGTCGCGCGGCTGGTCTCGATCGCGCGCGAACGCGAGGACGCCACGCTTCGGGCGCGCGGGCTGTCCCGCTTTCAGGCGAGGAGCATCGATCTCGCCGAGGGCGCCGTCCTCGTCACGGTCGGCGTCGCCGTCGGGCTTCTCCTCGGGCTCGGGGTGTCCTTCGCGACGGGCGTTCCCGTCGATTCCCTCGACGCGGTGGGGTTCGCTCTCCTTCCCGCCGCCGTCGTCCTGGCAGGCGTGTACGTCGTCTCCGTCGGCGGGGGCGGTCGGACGAGCACCGCGCGGGCCCGCACCGTCGGCTCCCTCCTCGGCGTCGTCGTCATCGTCCTGTCGTTGGTCCTCGTCATCTGGCAGCTGCCGCAGGCGGAACCCGGGCGTGCCGACCCGGTGGTCGCGATCGCACCCGCCGTGATCCTTGCGGCGGCCGCGGTGGTCGCGCTGGCGGCCTTCGGTGCCGTCGTGGTGGGGTGGGCTGCGCCGCGCGGTCGTCGGCGCGGTCTCGGGTGGGTGCTGCCGGCCCGGCAGGTCTCGCGTCGTCTGCCGGTCTTCGCGGCGGCTGTGGTTCTCGTCTCGTTGGCGGCCGGCAGCGCCGTGTTCGCTGCGGCGTACGGCGCCACGTGGCGTGCGGAGGCGACGACGGCCGCGGCGGTGGGTGCGGGGGCTCCCGTCCGCGTCGATCTGGCTCCGCAATCCGCCTCTGCCGAGCTCGTGCAGATCGCAGCCGGTGTTCCCGGAGTCCGGGCCGCGGCGGGTGCGCTCATCCAGCCGGTCGAGGTGGGGTCATCGTCCGCGGAGCTCATCGCGCTCCCCGCAGCGGTGCCCGGTGTCATGGTCGACGGGTCGGCGCGTGCGTCCCTCGAGGCGATGAGCACACCGGGAGCGGCTCCCGGTCTCGGCGACGGCGCGTCCGCGATCCGCGTCGAGGCTCTGGTGACGGGTCCCCCCACGGTGCAAGAAGAGGCTCACGGGAGAGGTGACATCGACGTCCAGGGCCGGGCGCCGGTGCAGGACGTTCCCCTTCCCGCAGTGAGACTGTCTGCGATCGTGATCGACGCCGGCGGCGTCCCCGCGACGATCGCTCTGCGGTTCGAAGATCCCGAGCCCGTTGCCGGCGGTGTGCGCCTCAACGCCGAGGCGGCGCTCCCGCCGGGCGCAGCGCCTTGGCGTGTTCTCGCCCTGGTCGCCGGCACGGGACCGGGGGTCGGGACCCGAGAGGCCACCGTGTCCGTCAGCGAACTCGTCGCCGTCGGCGGCGAGACCCTGTCGACCCCCGGTGAGACGTCAGTGGTGGCGGGTGGTCCGGAGTCTCTGCTCTGGGCCGCTGCCGGCGACGCATCGTCGGCGCTGCCCGTCGGCGTCACGTCTGCCTTCGCGGAAAGACTCGGCCTCGCCATCGGCGACACTTTCGCGCTCCGTTACGAGGGGAGCGGTCGACGCGTCGACGCCGTCGTCGATCGGATCCTCTCCGCGATTCCGGGTGCGTCGACCGACCTCGCCGTCTTCGCGCCGCTCGAATCGCTCCTCGTCTCGCAACTCCAGCGCGGCACCTCCGTCGTCCCGCCGAATTCCGTCTGGTTGGATGCCGCGCCGGGGGCAGCCGGGGCGGTCAGCGCCGCGCTCGGCGACAGGGCGGTCCGAACCGCTCAGCCAGGACCGGGAACCGCGATCGTGGGCGCGTTGACCGGTGCGTGGTGGGTCGCCGTGGCGGGGACGGTGGTTCTGGCCGTCATCGGCGCCCTGGCGATCACCCGGACTCTCGCGCACGCGCGGCATCCCGACCTGGGGATCCTTCGAGCGCTGGGGGTGACCGCGCGTCAGCAGGCGTGGATGCGCGCGACGGAACTCACGGTCGTCCTCCTCCTCGCCGTTGCCCTCGGCGCGGCTGCCGGGGCGCTCGGGTCGGCTCTCATCGTGCCGCTGCTCATTCAGGCGACGACGCCGGGCCTGGGCGCCGTCAGCGGAGTGGTCGCCTTCGAGG
- a CDS encoding DUF808 family protein produces the protein MSVGLLAVVDDILSAALKASAKSAGVVIDDAAVTPQYVQGITPARELPVVGKIALGSIANKFLIIIPIALLLTEFAPDVLPYLLIIGGAFLCYEGAEKVLEWFGFSHGHEDEGARDEKKLVFGAIRTDLILSSEIMLISLSNLEEGMDIWQTLAILAVIALLMTGIVYGAVALLVKIDDIGLRMAKSPVRRVRHNGARIVRSMPAVFRAISIIGTVAMLWVGGHLVLENLGEVGLTITTDLLHGVEHLLHDLGPIVVWVGETLVSAIAGLALGLIIVGVILLIARLRGHGHDGPDAASPENAARAH, from the coding sequence ATGTCCGTTGGTCTGCTCGCCGTCGTCGACGACATCCTGAGCGCCGCGCTCAAAGCGTCGGCGAAGTCCGCCGGTGTCGTGATCGACGACGCCGCCGTGACGCCGCAGTATGTGCAGGGCATCACGCCCGCACGTGAACTCCCCGTGGTCGGCAAGATCGCCCTCGGCTCGATCGCCAACAAGTTCCTCATCATCATCCCGATCGCGCTGCTCCTGACGGAGTTCGCCCCGGATGTCCTGCCGTACCTCCTGATCATCGGAGGCGCCTTCTTGTGTTACGAGGGGGCCGAGAAGGTGCTGGAGTGGTTCGGCTTCTCGCACGGTCACGAGGACGAGGGCGCCCGCGACGAGAAGAAGCTGGTGTTCGGCGCGATCCGCACCGACCTGATCCTCTCCAGCGAGATCATGCTCATCTCGCTGTCCAACCTCGAAGAGGGCATGGATATCTGGCAGACGCTGGCGATCCTGGCGGTCATCGCTCTGCTCATGACCGGCATCGTCTACGGGGCGGTCGCCCTGCTGGTCAAGATCGACGACATCGGGTTGCGGATGGCCAAGAGCCCGGTGCGTCGCGTCCGCCACAACGGCGCGCGCATCGTCCGCTCCATGCCGGCGGTCTTCCGCGCGATCAGCATCATCGGCACGGTTGCCATGCTCTGGGTCGGCGGTCACCTCGTGCTCGAGAACCTCGGCGAGGTCGGTCTGACCATCACGACCGATCTGCTCCACGGGGTAGAGCACCTGCTGCACGACCTCGGACCCATCGTTGTGTGGGTCGGAGAGACGCTGGTCTCCGCGATCGCGGGGCTCGCACTCGGATTGATCATCGTCGGGGTCATCCTGCTCATCGCACGCCTGCGCGGTCACGGTCACGACGGCCCCGACGCGGCATCCCCCGAGAACGCCGCCCGCGCGCACTGA
- a CDS encoding bifunctional [glutamine synthetase] adenylyltransferase/[glutamine synthetase]-adenylyl-L-tyrosine phosphorylase: MASTERRAALTDLARAGFADLTASSAALDELAELVDLSREHLVAGAEQAADPDGAVHASLRIARRDAAALGRALRETPRVLSLLLGASSGLAEFFLRHPDELDALKGAGERLPTAAEMRDGLQEAVAAEHGFAAASDESAWVALRVRYRRFIARIAAFDLSASDSTAVLAPVAAALADAAGAALDAALCAARTRAAALFPREEVAQTRLAIIGMGKTGARELNYVSDVDVIFVGGAAEGTDLSEGRAIDIATRLATLTMRGIADVEVEPPLWEVDPNLRPEGKQGALVRSLESHLSYYDRWAKSWEFQALLKARPLAGDVLLGEEYCAAVAPKVWTSGARENFVDSVQRMRERVTEHIPAAEVPRQLKLGPGGIRDIEFTVQLLQLVHGLADDRIRQRSTLAALDALVAEGYIGRTDAAAFGQHYRTLRVLEHRLQLRRLQRTHLMPESADELRVLARASGLAANAAGVSGLWDTVKQQVRDIHVRLFYRPLLSAVAALPADEQALSPSAAHDRLSAIGFRDPAGSLRHIGALTSGLSRKATIQRHLMPVMIRWFADGVDPDYGLVAFRRISERLGDTPWFLRMLRDSSGAAERLTRVLSGSRYAADLMEWIPEAVAWLDSSEQLRPRTGFALQQEARAIQTRHAKISDAMRSVRALRRRELLRLALGALLGELTIAELAEGLTVVSEVTIQATLRAVWREVVPPEDDALDFAVIAMGRFGGAELGFGSDADVMFVYEPNGVDPQRAHELSLKIVQGLRTHSEDHRAPFELDAGLRPEGRNGPMARSLAAYAEYYRRWSLSWEAQALLRARGVAGSVKLIGSFMALADDLRYPLAPDPQGLREIKRIKARVENERLPQGADRSRHLKLGPGGLSDVEWLVQLLQLQHGAQVEGLRTTSTTAALDAARGAGLLSETAATRLADAWWLASRLRSANTLLSGQTSDILPADRGKLDGIGRLLEYAPRSATQVEEDWLRTARRARRAFESLFYG; the protein is encoded by the coding sequence ATGGCCTCGACCGAGCGGCGCGCGGCCCTCACCGATCTCGCGCGGGCGGGCTTCGCCGACCTGACGGCGTCCTCCGCCGCCCTCGACGAGCTCGCAGAGCTCGTCGATCTGTCGCGGGAGCACCTCGTCGCCGGTGCCGAGCAGGCGGCGGACCCCGACGGGGCCGTCCACGCCTCGCTGCGGATTGCGAGGCGGGATGCCGCGGCCCTCGGCCGCGCGCTGCGCGAGACCCCGCGGGTGCTGTCGCTGCTCCTCGGAGCCTCGAGCGGACTCGCCGAGTTCTTCCTGCGGCATCCGGACGAACTCGACGCGCTGAAGGGGGCGGGGGAGCGCCTCCCGACGGCGGCGGAGATGCGGGACGGCCTGCAGGAGGCCGTCGCTGCCGAGCACGGTTTCGCCGCGGCATCCGATGAGTCGGCGTGGGTCGCCCTGCGCGTGCGTTATCGACGCTTCATCGCGCGTATCGCCGCCTTCGACCTGTCCGCGTCCGACTCGACGGCCGTGCTGGCTCCGGTCGCGGCGGCGCTGGCAGACGCCGCGGGCGCCGCGCTCGACGCCGCGCTGTGTGCCGCGCGGACCCGCGCTGCGGCGCTGTTCCCCCGTGAGGAGGTCGCCCAGACGCGACTCGCGATCATCGGGATGGGCAAGACCGGCGCCCGGGAGCTGAACTACGTCAGCGACGTCGACGTGATCTTCGTCGGCGGCGCGGCGGAGGGCACGGACCTCTCCGAGGGGCGGGCCATCGACATCGCCACCCGGCTGGCGACCCTCACGATGCGGGGCATCGCCGACGTGGAGGTGGAGCCGCCCCTGTGGGAGGTCGATCCGAACCTCCGCCCGGAAGGCAAGCAGGGCGCCCTGGTGCGCTCGCTCGAATCCCACCTCTCCTACTACGACCGGTGGGCGAAGAGCTGGGAGTTCCAGGCCCTGCTGAAGGCCAGGCCGCTCGCCGGTGACGTGCTTCTGGGTGAGGAGTACTGCGCCGCGGTCGCCCCGAAGGTGTGGACCAGCGGCGCACGCGAGAACTTCGTGGACAGCGTGCAGCGGATGCGAGAGCGCGTCACCGAGCACATCCCCGCCGCCGAGGTGCCGCGTCAGCTGAAGTTGGGTCCCGGCGGCATCCGCGACATCGAATTCACCGTTCAGCTGCTGCAGCTCGTCCACGGCCTCGCCGATGACCGGATCCGTCAGCGGAGCACGCTCGCGGCCCTCGACGCGCTCGTCGCGGAGGGATACATCGGACGGACGGATGCCGCGGCCTTCGGCCAGCACTACCGCACCCTGCGCGTGCTCGAGCATCGACTGCAGCTGCGGCGGCTGCAGCGGACGCACCTCATGCCGGAAAGTGCCGACGAGCTCCGCGTTCTGGCGCGCGCGTCGGGTCTGGCTGCGAACGCGGCGGGCGTTTCGGGGTTGTGGGACACCGTCAAGCAGCAGGTCCGCGACATCCACGTGCGCCTGTTCTACCGGCCACTGCTCTCGGCCGTCGCTGCCCTCCCCGCCGATGAGCAGGCGCTGTCACCATCGGCCGCTCACGACCGGCTCTCGGCGATCGGCTTCCGGGACCCCGCAGGCTCGCTGCGCCACATCGGCGCGCTCACCAGCGGGCTGAGCCGGAAGGCGACCATTCAGCGTCATCTCATGCCGGTCATGATCCGGTGGTTCGCCGACGGCGTCGATCCGGACTACGGTCTGGTCGCCTTCCGGCGCATCAGCGAGCGGCTGGGGGACACGCCGTGGTTCCTCCGGATGCTCCGGGACTCATCCGGCGCCGCCGAGCGGCTCACCCGCGTGCTGTCGGGGTCGCGATATGCCGCCGACCTGATGGAGTGGATTCCCGAGGCGGTCGCGTGGCTCGATTCCTCAGAGCAGCTCCGTCCTCGGACCGGATTCGCGCTGCAGCAGGAAGCCCGGGCGATCCAGACCCGTCACGCGAAGATCTCCGACGCGATGCGTTCGGTGCGTGCCCTCCGGCGTCGTGAACTGCTGCGACTGGCGCTGGGGGCGCTCCTCGGGGAGCTGACGATCGCCGAGCTCGCGGAGGGGCTGACCGTGGTCAGCGAGGTGACGATCCAAGCGACCCTGCGGGCGGTGTGGCGAGAGGTCGTTCCACCCGAGGACGATGCGCTGGACTTCGCCGTCATCGCGATGGGGCGGTTCGGCGGCGCCGAGCTCGGATTCGGGTCGGATGCCGACGTCATGTTCGTCTACGAGCCGAACGGAGTGGATCCTCAGCGCGCCCACGAGCTGTCGCTGAAGATCGTGCAGGGTCTCCGCACCCATTCGGAGGACCATCGGGCACCGTTCGAACTCGATGCGGGTCTCCGTCCAGAGGGGCGGAACGGCCCGATGGCGCGCTCGCTGGCCGCCTACGCCGAGTACTACCGGCGCTGGTCGCTGTCGTGGGAGGCGCAGGCGCTGCTCCGGGCGCGCGGCGTCGCCGGCAGCGTCAAGCTCATCGGGTCGTTCATGGCCCTCGCCGACGACCTGCGATACCCGTTGGCACCGGATCCGCAGGGGCTCCGCGAGATCAAGCGGATCAAAGCGCGGGTCGAGAACGAGCGTCTTCCGCAGGGCGCGGACCGGTCGCGCCATCTCAAGCTCGGCCCGGGCGGTCTCAGCGACGTCGAGTGGCTCGTCCAGCTCCTCCAACTGCAGCACGGCGCACAGGTGGAGGGGTTGCGCACGACCTCCACGACGGCGGCGCTGGATGCCGCGCGCGGCGCCGGCCTGCTGTCCGAGACAGCGGCGACGCGCCTGGCCGATGCGTGGTGGCTGGCGAGCAGACTGCGATCGGCGAACACGCTCCTGTCGGGGCAGACGAGCGACATCCTCCCGGCCGACCGAGGGAAGCTCGACGGCATCGGCCGTCTGCTGGAGTATGCGCCCCGCTCGGCCACACAGGTCGAGGAGGACTGGCTGCGGACCGCTCGGCGAGCGCGGCGGGCGTTCGAGTCCCTGTTCTACGGGTGA
- the glnA gene encoding type I glutamate--ammonia ligase, protein MDKQRDFVLRTIEERGVKFIRLWFTDVTGTLKSVAIAPAEVEGAFAEGLGFDGSAIEGLTRSYESDLLAHPDPTTFQILPWRGEIDPTARMFCDITTPDGQPAVADPRNVLKRTLAKAADAGFTFYTHPEIEFYLLKSSTVGPNGPEPVDSAGYFDNVPGGTAHDFRRRSVRMLEDLGISVEYSHHEAGPGQNEIDLRYADALATADNIMTFRTVIKEVAIEQGVYATFMPKPLSGQPGSGMHTHLSLFEGDVNAFYEEGAQYQLSKVGRQFIAGLLRHANEISAVTNQFVNSYKRLWGGDEAPSFICWGHNNRSALVRVPMYKPNKGQSTRVEYRALDSAANPYLAYALMLAAGLKGIEEEYELPAEAEDNVWSLTDAERRALGYGSLPASLDHALEYMEESEFVAETLGEQVFNYVLLNKRREWQEYRAQVTPFELQKNLEML, encoded by the coding sequence ATGGACAAGCAGCGTGACTTCGTTCTGAGGACGATCGAGGAACGGGGGGTCAAGTTCATCCGGCTGTGGTTCACCGACGTGACCGGCACCCTGAAATCGGTCGCGATCGCGCCGGCAGAGGTCGAGGGGGCGTTCGCCGAGGGGCTCGGGTTCGACGGCTCCGCGATCGAGGGTCTGACCCGATCCTACGAATCGGACCTGCTCGCGCATCCCGACCCGACGACGTTCCAGATCCTGCCCTGGCGCGGCGAGATCGACCCGACGGCGCGGATGTTCTGCGACATCACGACGCCCGACGGGCAGCCCGCCGTCGCCGACCCCCGCAACGTGCTCAAGCGCACGCTCGCGAAGGCAGCGGACGCGGGATTCACCTTCTACACGCACCCCGAGATCGAGTTCTACCTGCTCAAGTCCTCGACCGTCGGCCCGAACGGTCCCGAGCCGGTCGACTCCGCCGGGTACTTCGACAACGTCCCCGGAGGCACCGCGCACGATTTCCGTCGCCGTTCGGTGCGCATGCTTGAGGATCTCGGGATCTCCGTCGAGTACAGCCACCACGAGGCGGGGCCCGGTCAGAACGAGATCGACCTGCGGTACGCGGACGCCTTGGCCACCGCAGACAACATCATGACCTTCCGCACGGTCATCAAAGAGGTCGCGATCGAGCAGGGCGTCTATGCGACATTCATGCCGAAGCCCCTCAGCGGCCAGCCCGGAAGCGGCATGCACACGCACCTGTCGCTGTTCGAAGGCGACGTCAACGCGTTCTACGAAGAGGGCGCCCAGTACCAGCTCTCCAAGGTCGGTCGCCAGTTCATCGCCGGGCTCCTTCGGCACGCGAACGAGATCTCGGCCGTGACCAACCAGTTCGTCAACTCGTACAAGCGACTCTGGGGCGGCGACGAGGCACCGAGCTTCATCTGCTGGGGTCACAACAACCGGTCGGCCCTCGTTCGGGTGCCGATGTACAAGCCGAACAAGGGTCAGTCGACCCGTGTGGAATACCGCGCCCTCGACTCCGCGGCGAACCCCTACCTCGCCTACGCGCTCATGCTCGCCGCAGGCCTCAAGGGGATCGAGGAGGAGTACGAGCTCCCGGCCGAGGCCGAGGACAACGTGTGGTCGCTGACCGATGCGGAGCGCCGCGCGCTCGGCTACGGGTCGCTCCCCGCGAGCCTCGACCACGCGCTCGAGTACATGGAGGAGTCGGAGTTCGTCGCCGAGACCCTCGGCGAGCAGGTCTTCAACTACGTGCTGCTCAACAAGCGTCGCGAGTGGCAGGAGTACCGCGCCCAGGTGACGCCGTTCGAACTGCAGAAGAACCTCGAGATGCTCTGA
- a CDS encoding SPOR domain-containing protein, with translation MSDTEQYWFNLTTKKVERGFESPAVDRAGPFATEEEAARAPELLAERSRAWAADEAEEDRWGTPAAGDSADASDR, from the coding sequence ATGAGCGACACCGAGCAGTACTGGTTCAACCTGACGACGAAGAAGGTCGAGCGGGGGTTCGAGTCGCCCGCCGTCGACCGGGCAGGGCCTTTCGCCACGGAGGAGGAGGCCGCCAGGGCGCCCGAGCTTCTCGCGGAGCGTTCGCGCGCATGGGCGGCAGACGAGGCCGAAGAGGACCGCTGGGGCACGCCCGCCGCCGGTGACTCAGCGGACGCGTCGGACCGATAG
- the ppgK gene encoding polyphosphate--glucose phosphotransferase, translating into MTKSATTAVGIDIGGTGIKGALVDLADGSLLTDRIKVPTPKGAEPDDVLGAVREVLATLEVTDSDVPLGVAFPAIVKNGRTLSAANVADTWIGFEAESFFEDGLGRDIHFANDADVAGVAEMRYGAARGKNGLVLLTTLGTGIGTAMIYNGVLIPNSELGHLHRPGHKKDFEHFAAYSAMERESLDWEEWAARLQPYYSHLEFLFSPDLFVVGGGVSKHADKFLPLLDLQTEIVPAVHRNNAGIIGAAALALASEQKGVHDDTTEDLAGTASS; encoded by the coding sequence ATGACGAAGAGCGCCACCACCGCAGTCGGCATCGACATCGGAGGCACCGGGATCAAGGGAGCACTGGTCGACCTCGCCGACGGCAGTCTGCTGACCGACCGCATCAAGGTGCCCACGCCCAAGGGCGCCGAGCCCGACGACGTCCTCGGCGCCGTCCGCGAAGTCCTCGCCACTCTCGAGGTCACCGATTCCGACGTCCCGCTGGGGGTCGCGTTCCCCGCGATCGTCAAGAACGGGCGCACCCTGTCGGCGGCCAACGTCGCCGACACCTGGATCGGTTTCGAGGCGGAGTCCTTCTTCGAGGATGGACTCGGCCGCGATATCCACTTCGCCAACGACGCCGACGTCGCCGGCGTCGCCGAGATGCGTTACGGCGCCGCGCGGGGCAAGAACGGCCTCGTGCTGCTCACCACGCTCGGAACCGGCATCGGCACGGCCATGATCTACAACGGCGTCCTGATCCCCAACTCGGAGCTCGGACACCTCCATCGCCCTGGCCACAAGAAGGACTTCGAGCACTTCGCGGCCTACTCCGCGATGGAGCGGGAGTCCCTCGACTGGGAGGAATGGGCCGCCCGGCTGCAGCCGTACTACAGCCACCTCGAGTTCCTCTTCAGCCCCGACCTGTTCGTCGTCGGCGGCGGTGTGTCGAAGCACGCGGACAAGTTCCTGCCGCTGCTCGACCTGCAGACCGAGATCGTGCCGGCCGTGCACCGCAACAACGCGGGCATCATCGGCGCAGCCGCCCTCGCACTCGCGAGTGAGCAGAAGGGCGTGCACGACGATACGACGGAAGACCTGGCGGGTACCGCGAGCTCCTGA
- a CDS encoding bifunctional 3'-5' exonuclease/DNA polymerase, whose protein sequence is MNETAAPAPGVAFIVVGAASDGFVDLVELDAAGVEVSRRRMPRAELAAHAATVAPETRWVWSDAFHWYAPLVAASVRVARCHDLRLCHAILRDSAAVPMPGPIRAATEWDAAAAAPDTTEATLFDWSDGPAGVPHGIDAALAEFARQRSALEGASGGVRLLLAAESAGALIAVEMHAAGVPWDGDVHDGILVGLLGERPAPGRLPSRVEERAAEVRAALGDPTASLDSQPKLLRALHRVGVLAASTSKWELAEYDHPVIEPLLAYKKLTRLLSANGWAWREEWAPDGRFRPVYVPGGVVTGRWASSGGGALQLPRQLRPAVHADPGWVLVVADVAQLEPRVLAAMSRDTALADSARGTDLYEGIVERGVVASRQEAKIAMLGAMYGATTGDSGRLVPALRRAYPRAMGLVDDAARTGEDGGIVSTWLGRTSPPPGDRWHEAQGRAGDPDAADVDRARAQRAARDRGRFSRNFVVQGTAAEWALAWLAEVRTRLSALPDVAEDRGAPRSGILQSRRAHLAFFLHDEIIVHAPAEQAEQAAAAVTDAAESATRLLFGDFPLDFRLDLQIRADAAKD, encoded by the coding sequence GTGAACGAGACGGCGGCGCCCGCTCCGGGCGTCGCCTTCATCGTCGTCGGCGCGGCATCCGATGGCTTCGTCGATCTCGTCGAGTTGGATGCCGCTGGCGTCGAGGTCTCGCGTCGTCGGATGCCGCGCGCCGAGCTCGCCGCGCATGCGGCGACGGTCGCCCCGGAAACGCGCTGGGTGTGGAGCGATGCCTTCCACTGGTATGCGCCGCTCGTGGCCGCATCGGTCCGCGTCGCGCGGTGCCATGATCTGCGGCTATGCCACGCGATCCTGCGCGACAGTGCCGCCGTGCCGATGCCCGGTCCGATCCGCGCCGCGACCGAGTGGGATGCCGCTGCCGCGGCGCCCGACACGACCGAGGCGACACTCTTCGACTGGTCCGATGGTCCGGCGGGCGTGCCGCACGGCATCGACGCCGCGCTGGCCGAGTTCGCGCGCCAGCGTTCGGCCCTTGAGGGGGCATCAGGCGGGGTGCGCTTGCTGTTGGCGGCGGAGTCGGCCGGTGCCCTCATCGCCGTCGAGATGCACGCCGCGGGCGTGCCGTGGGATGGCGACGTGCACGACGGCATCCTGGTGGGGCTCCTCGGAGAGCGGCCAGCACCGGGACGCCTGCCGAGTCGTGTCGAAGAGCGCGCCGCCGAGGTGCGCGCCGCGCTCGGCGATCCGACGGCGAGCCTCGACTCGCAGCCGAAGCTGCTCCGCGCGCTGCACCGCGTCGGAGTGCTCGCGGCATCGACCAGCAAGTGGGAGCTCGCCGAGTACGACCATCCCGTGATCGAGCCGCTCCTCGCCTACAAGAAGCTCACGCGGCTGCTGAGCGCGAACGGGTGGGCGTGGCGCGAGGAATGGGCGCCCGACGGCAGGTTCCGTCCCGTGTACGTGCCAGGTGGCGTCGTCACCGGTCGCTGGGCATCGTCGGGCGGTGGCGCCCTGCAGCTGCCGCGTCAGCTGCGGCCCGCAGTGCACGCGGACCCCGGCTGGGTGCTGGTGGTCGCCGACGTGGCGCAGCTGGAGCCGCGCGTGCTCGCGGCCATGTCGCGCGACACGGCGCTGGCCGACAGTGCCCGCGGGACGGATCTGTACGAAGGCATCGTCGAGCGGGGCGTCGTCGCCTCGCGCCAGGAGGCGAAGATCGCGATGCTCGGCGCCATGTACGGGGCCACCACCGGCGACAGTGGGCGACTGGTTCCTGCGCTGCGGCGCGCCTACCCCCGGGCGATGGGGCTCGTCGACGATGCCGCCCGCACCGGCGAAGACGGCGGGATCGTCTCCACCTGGCTCGGGCGCACCAGCCCGCCGCCGGGCGACCGGTGGCACGAGGCGCAGGGTCGTGCCGGAGATCCGGACGCCGCCGACGTCGATCGTGCGCGCGCGCAGCGTGCCGCGCGCGATCGGGGCCGCTTCTCGCGCAACTTCGTGGTGCAGGGGACCGCCGCAGAGTGGGCGCTCGCCTGGCTCGCCGAGGTGCGCACCCGGCTGTCCGCGCTCCCGGACGTGGCGGAGGACCGCGGCGCGCCGCGATCCGGCATCCTGCAGTCCCGGCGGGCGCATCTGGCCTTCTTCCTGCACGACGAGATCATCGTCCACGCACCGGCCGAGCAGGCCGAGCAGGCCGCAGCAGCGGTGACGGATGCCGCCGAATCCGCGACCCGGCTCCTGTTCGGCGACTTCCCGCTCGACTTCCGCCTCGACCTCCAGATCCGCGCCGACGCGGCGAAGGATTGA